Proteins found in one Oncorhynchus gorbuscha isolate QuinsamMale2020 ecotype Even-year linkage group LG15, OgorEven_v1.0, whole genome shotgun sequence genomic segment:
- the scly gene encoding selenocysteine lyase: MSEPVKASSGTRDPRDHSHRLVDGRPFSHHSAASDDHTVTSLDDHHALSHHSDTGGANGHTHSDLPFDGHIHTYIPDMDEDRIYMDYNATTPLEPQVIQAVTEALHEAWGNPSSTYTPGVKAKKIITQARENVARMVGGKADDIIFTSGGTEANNLVFHSALEAYRESCRTAEQRGERRRHENSGTSAWPLPHILVSNVEHDSVRLTAEHLKDATADVTSVAVSKVTGRVEVEDVLAAVRPSTCLISIMMANNETGVLMPIRELCQRVSFVNRQRQHRILLHTDAAQAIGKVRVDARDLGADYLTIVGHKFYAPRIGALYVNGPGTTTPLYPMLFGGGQERNFRPGTENTPMIAGLGKAAELVNSNLTEYETHMLDTRDYLEEQLEAIFGRERIHFNSHFPDTETLPNTCNVSILGAGLQGRKVLSSCRRLLASVGAACHSHRGDRPSHILLSCGIPEEVAANALRLSVGRGTSRAEVDLVVEDLKNAVERLEGLN; the protein is encoded by the exons ATGTCTGAACCAGTGAAGGCCAGCTCCGGCACAAGGGACCCGAGGGACCACAGTCACCGCTTAGTAGACGGTCGTCCATTCTCTCACCATTCAGCTGCATCCGATGACCATACAGTCACTTCCTTGGATGACCACCACGCACTCTCACATCATTCAGACACAGGTGGTGCCAATGGGCATACGCACTCAGATCTTCCATTTGACGGCCATATACACACGTATATTCCAGACATGGACGAGGACAG GATCTACATGGACTATAACGCCACCACCCCACTGGAGCCACAGGTGATCCAGGCTGTTACTGAAGCCCTGCACGAGGCCTGGGGGAACCCCAGTAGTACCTACACACCAG GAGTGAAAGCAAAGAAGATCATTACCCAGGCGAGAGAGAATGTGGCTAGAATGGTGGGCGGGAAAGCAGATGACATCATCTTCACCTCTGGTGGGACTGAG GCCAATAACCTGGTGTTCCACAGTGCCCTGGAGGCCTACAGAGAGAGCTGCAggacagcagagcagagaggggagagacgtcGCCATGAGAACAGCGGAACCTCAGCCTGGCCTCTACCTCATATCCTCGTCTCTAACGTAGAGCATGACTCAGTCAGACTGACCGCTGAACACCTGAAGGACGCCACGGCAG ACGTGACGTCAGTGGCGGTTTCCAAGGTGACGgggagggtggaggtggaggatgtGTTGGCTGCTGTCCGcccctccacctgtctcatctCTATCATGATGGCTAACAACGAGACAGGAGTCCTAATg CCAATCagagagctctgtcagagggtcAGCTTTGTCAACAGACAGCGTCAACATAGAATTCTCCTGCACACTGACGCGGCCCAGGCCATAGGCAAGGTGCGGGTCGACGCCCGTGACCTGGGAGCGGATTACCTCACCATTGTAGGACacaag TTCTATGCACCGAGGATAGGAGCGTTGTATGTGAACGGCCCAGGAACAACCACACCCCTCTACCCCATGTTGtttggagggggacaggagaggaacTTCAGACCAGG cACTGAGAACACACCAATGATCGCTGGCCTTGGAAAG GCAGCAGAGCTGGTGAACTCTAACCTGACTGAGTATGAAACTCATATGCTGGATACAAGGGACTACCTGGAGGAACAACTAGAG GCGATCTTCGGGAGAGAGAGGATCCATTTCAACAGTCATTTCCCTGACACCGAGACCCTACCCAATACCTGTAACGTGTCTATTCTGGGTGCTGGACTACAGG GGAGGAAGGTGTTGTCCAGCTGTAGAAGACTGCTGGCCAGTGTTGGGGCTGCATGCCATTcacacagaggagacag GCCCTCCCATATTCTGCTGAGCTGTGGCATCCCTGAAGAGGTGGCAGCTAATGCCCTGAGGCTGAGTGTGGGGAGAGGGACCAGCCGGGCTGAGGTAGACCTGGTGGTGGAGGATCTGAAGAATGCTGTCGAGAGGCTGGAGGGACTCAACTGA